In Candidatus Sodalis pierantonius str. SOPE, one DNA window encodes the following:
- a CDS encoding IS256-like element ISSoEn2 family transposase, translating into MDEKQLQALANELAKNLKTPEDLSHFDRLLKKISVEAALNAEMTHHLGYDKNQPKPGTNARNGYSTKTVTTGDGPLALRTPRDRDGSFEPQLVKKNQTRITGMDNQILSLYAKGMTTREIAAAFKELYDADVSPALVSKVTDAVMEQVVEWQNRPLDAVYPIVYLDCIVLKVRQDSRIINKSVFLALGINIEGQKELLGMWLAENEGAKFWLNVLTELKNRGLNDILIACVDGLKGFPDAINAVYPEARLQLCIVHMVRNSLRFVSWKDYKAVTRDLKAIYQAPTEEAGLQALEAFSSAWDIRYPQISRSWQANWANLATFFAYPTDIRKVIYTTNAIESLNSMIRHAIKKHKVFPTDDAVKKVVWLAIQAASQKWTMPLRDWRMAMSRCIIEFGDRLDGHF; encoded by the coding sequence ATGGACGAAAAACAGTTGCAGGCTCTGGCTAACGAACTGGCCAAAAATCTCAAAACCCCTGAAGATCTCAGTCACTTCGATCGGCTGCTGAAAAAAATTAGCGTCGAAGCAGCTCTCAATGCCGAAATGACCCATCACCTCGGCTACGATAAAAATCAGCCTAAACCGGGGACCAACGCCCGCAACGGCTATTCCACAAAAACCGTTACCACTGGCGATGGCCCGCTGGCGCTGCGTACTCCGCGCGATCGTGACGGTTCCTTTGAACCGCAACTGGTGAAGAAGAACCAGACCCGGATTACCGGGATGGATAACCAGATTTTATCGTTGTACGCCAAAGGGATGACCACCCGCGAGATCGCCGCCGCGTTCAAAGAGCTGTATGACGCCGATGTCTCGCCGGCGCTGGTCTCAAAAGTCACCGATGCGGTCATGGAGCAGGTTGTCGAATGGCAAAACCGGCCTCTGGATGCAGTCTATCCCATTGTTTATCTTGACTGTATCGTTCTAAAAGTCCGGCAGGACAGCCGCATCATCAACAAATCTGTGTTCCTGGCGCTGGGCATCAACATCGAAGGCCAGAAAGAGTTGCTAGGTATGTGGCTGGCCGAAAATGAAGGCGCAAAGTTCTGGCTGAACGTGCTGACAGAGCTGAAAAACCGCGGCCTGAACGATATCCTTATCGCCTGCGTAGACGGGCTGAAAGGTTTCCCTGACGCTATTAACGCGGTGTATCCGGAGGCGCGGCTCCAGCTGTGTATCGTACATATGGTGCGCAACAGCTTGCGGTTCGTCTCCTGGAAGGACTACAAGGCCGTCACCCGCGACCTGAAAGCTATCTATCAGGCCCCTACGGAAGAAGCCGGCTTGCAGGCGCTGGAAGCGTTCTCCAGTGCCTGGGACATCCGCTACCCGCAAATAAGTCGAAGCTGGCAGGCAAACTGGGCCAATCTGGCCACGTTCTTTGCCTACCCAACGGACATCCGCAAGGTGATCTACACGACCAACGCCATCGAGTCGTTAAACAGCATGATCCGGCATGCCATCAAAAAGCACAAGGTGTTCCCGACCGACGACGCAGTGAAAAAGGTGGTGTGGCTGGCGATACAGGCGGCCTCACAGAAATGGACAATGCCTTTGAGGGACTGGCGCATGGCAATGAGCCGCTGTATTATCGAGTTCGGTGACCGCCTGGACGGTCACTTCTGA